One genomic window of Micromonospora sp. WMMD1128 includes the following:
- a CDS encoding BMC domain-containing protein, with product MDLWDAGALGMVETRGLTASIVAVDVMGKAAEVRLIGVRRIGDGLVTVSLVGDMASVTAAVESARRAVAAIGGTAVTTVIGRPTVPTDLLREPRAGGTPPPAPPTTAPPPAADGAESPDPDPGPAAASPPGEPAPASPPSGPAASPPTELAGRPARKAGGGPTRRAARSTAPKRRPPTAGPSEPPPEPPTPRPRGK from the coding sequence GTGGATCTGTGGGATGCGGGTGCGCTCGGCATGGTCGAGACACGGGGACTGACCGCCTCGATCGTCGCCGTCGACGTGATGGGCAAGGCGGCCGAGGTGCGGCTGATCGGCGTACGACGCATCGGCGACGGACTCGTCACGGTCTCCCTCGTCGGCGACATGGCCTCGGTCACGGCCGCGGTGGAGAGCGCCCGGCGGGCGGTGGCCGCGATCGGCGGGACCGCCGTGACGACCGTGATCGGTCGACCCACCGTGCCGACGGACCTGCTGCGTGAACCCCGGGCCGGCGGGACGCCGCCGCCTGCGCCACCGACCACCGCGCCACCTCCCGCCGCCGACGGGGCCGAGTCGCCCGACCCCGACCCCGGGCCCGCCGCCGCGTCGCCGCCCGGCGAGCCCGCCCCTGCGTCGCCGCCCAGCGGACCCGCCGCGTCGCCGCCCACCGAGCTTGCCGGCCGACCGGCCCGCAAGGCCGGCGGGGGCCCGACCCGGCGCGCCGCGCGCTCGACCGCCCCGAAACGGCGTCCGCCCACCGCCGGCCCGTCCGAGCCACCCCCCGAACCCCCCACCCCCCGACCCCGAGGGAAGTGA
- the hydA gene encoding dihydropyrimidinase, which yields MPRRFGLVGGTVVTEDGVHRADLLVDSGRIESVGRIPASADIEKVDVRGKIVIPGGVDVHTHMDTPFMGAITSDDHASASRAAAVGGTTTYVDYAFQRAGERLPEVLARWAGRAGGRSAIDFSFHLAVTSPYPDLVADMALAVADGVTSFKVFMAYKGLAMLDDAELFSILTESSRLGATLCVHAENGHVIDVLAERLVRAGRTGPLAHLLSRPPQTEVEAVRRAIMLADLADAPLYFVHLSTAGAVAAVAEAQRAGRPVAGETCTHYLLLDADLYHQPGFEAAKYVVSPPLRTAEHREALWQGLREGTLGVVSSDHCPFCMAGQKSLGAEDFRRIPNGAPGIEHRVPLLYGHGVRPGRLSLPRFVEVACTEPARRFGLYPTKGVIRRGADADLVVLDPEAASVVLAQTMTQNCDYTPFERWHVPGRIEAVYLRGELIARRGRFVGRPDAGRFLARRPA from the coding sequence ATGCCGCGAAGGTTCGGTCTCGTCGGAGGCACGGTGGTCACCGAGGACGGCGTCCACCGGGCTGACCTGCTCGTGGACTCGGGGCGCATCGAGAGTGTCGGCCGGATTCCCGCATCGGCGGATATCGAGAAGGTCGACGTCCGCGGAAAGATCGTCATCCCCGGTGGCGTCGATGTGCATACACATATGGATACGCCGTTCATGGGGGCGATCACCTCCGACGACCATGCCTCGGCCAGTCGGGCCGCCGCCGTGGGCGGCACCACGACGTACGTCGACTACGCCTTCCAGCGCGCCGGCGAGCGCCTGCCCGAGGTGCTGGCCCGGTGGGCCGGGCGGGCCGGCGGTCGGTCCGCCATCGACTTCAGCTTCCACCTGGCCGTCACCTCGCCCTACCCGGACCTGGTGGCGGACATGGCGCTCGCGGTGGCCGACGGCGTGACCAGCTTCAAGGTGTTCATGGCCTACAAGGGCCTGGCGATGCTCGACGACGCGGAGCTGTTCTCCATCCTCACCGAGTCGTCCCGCCTCGGCGCCACGCTCTGCGTGCACGCCGAGAACGGTCACGTCATCGATGTCCTCGCCGAGCGGCTGGTCCGGGCCGGCCGTACCGGACCGCTGGCGCACCTGCTGTCGCGGCCACCCCAGACCGAGGTGGAGGCGGTGCGGCGCGCGATCATGCTCGCTGACCTGGCCGACGCCCCGTTGTACTTCGTGCACCTGTCCACCGCGGGCGCGGTCGCCGCCGTGGCCGAGGCCCAGCGGGCGGGCCGGCCGGTCGCGGGCGAGACCTGCACGCACTACCTCCTGCTCGACGCCGACCTCTACCACCAGCCCGGGTTCGAGGCGGCCAAGTACGTCGTCAGCCCGCCGCTGCGCACCGCCGAGCATCGGGAGGCGCTCTGGCAGGGGCTGCGGGAGGGCACCCTCGGGGTGGTCAGCTCGGATCACTGCCCGTTCTGCATGGCCGGGCAGAAGAGCCTGGGAGCCGAGGACTTCCGCCGGATCCCCAACGGGGCGCCGGGCATCGAACACCGGGTGCCACTGCTCTACGGCCACGGCGTACGCCCCGGGCGGCTGAGTCTGCCGCGCTTCGTCGAGGTGGCCTGCACCGAGCCGGCCCGCCGGTTCGGGCTGTACCCGACCAAGGGGGTCATCAGGCGGGGCGCCGACGCCGACCTGGTCGTGCTCGACCCGGAGGCGGCCTCGGTGGTGCTCGCCCAGACGATGACGCAGAACTGTGACTACACGCCGTTCGAACGGTGGCACGTGCCCGGCCGGATCGAGGCGGTCTACCTGCGGGGGGAGCTGATCGCCCGTCGTGGGCGATTCGTCGGCCGGCCGGACGCCGGTCGGTTCCTGGCCCGTCGCCCGGCGTGA
- the eutM gene encoding ethanolamine utilization microcompartment protein EutM: MQMSALGMIETRGLVAAVEAADAMVKAATVVLVGTEYIGGGLVTVVVRGDVGAVKAATDAGAASASRLGEVVSVHVIPRPHNEVEAILPTGSSRGGTKS, from the coding sequence CTGCAGATGTCCGCGCTGGGCATGATCGAGACCCGGGGCCTGGTCGCGGCGGTGGAGGCCGCCGACGCGATGGTCAAGGCCGCCACCGTCGTCCTGGTGGGCACCGAGTACATCGGCGGTGGCCTGGTCACCGTCGTCGTCCGTGGCGACGTCGGCGCGGTCAAGGCCGCCACCGACGCCGGGGCGGCCAGCGCCTCCCGGCTCGGCGAGGTCGTCTCGGTGCACGTCATCCCCCGCCCGCACAACGAGGTCGAGGCGATCCTGCCGACCGGGTCGAGCCGAGGCGGAACAAAGTCCTGA
- a CDS encoding hydantoinase B/oxoprolinase family protein has translation MSAVIVETARPARGVEVETAVLDIVENALRNARFEMDAVVLRTAMSPGIREQHDAFPLIADRRGRMVAGQFGSFIDGFLSGYDGTVEEGDVFFTSDPYACDGAISHANDWLVLLPIYFEQALVGWAAMFGHMSDVGGKVPGSLPTDAVSIHEEGVIVPPVKLFRAGTLDQQLLDTVLNQVRLPSWNRADLNAVLASCRTAETRVRELCERFGADTYLSTLELLLERNRQAMAKLFRQVVPEQPVTFEDFVDDDGRGEGPFRIRCSLWRDGDRVVLDFTGTSEQADGSINFLLNENVLRMFFGVYTIMAVDPMILFNDGFYPLVDVRIPEGSLLKPRRPAAISCRTHALGRLFDVLAGLLGQCQPDFLAAAGFSSSPHLMYSGLDRHGKWFQLYQIGFGGVPARPVGDGFDGHSMWPSFTNVPNEYLEAYYPLRIESYESVPDSGGAGRHRGGNGIRVGYRFLEPGEVSIHDDRWFTKPWGVLGGEPGERGTKLLERADGSRQVVPAKCDHVAVRPGDLLHFVTWGGGGWGDPLERDPEQVRHDVERGLVTVDGARRYGVVLADGRVDAERTRALRAELAAGRGDLPRFDRGGTLAELRERCLTETGLAPPREPAGPGARQESTPPGPRAGATPAHRRDAGGPPTPDKRPAQSPLEALVHHIARQVTVR, from the coding sequence ATGAGTGCGGTCATCGTCGAGACAGCACGCCCGGCGCGCGGCGTCGAGGTCGAGACCGCGGTGCTCGACATCGTCGAGAACGCGCTGCGGAACGCCCGCTTCGAGATGGACGCCGTGGTGCTGCGTACCGCGATGTCACCTGGCATCCGCGAGCAGCACGACGCCTTCCCGTTGATCGCCGACCGGCGCGGGCGGATGGTCGCCGGACAGTTCGGCTCGTTCATCGACGGCTTCCTCTCCGGTTACGACGGCACGGTCGAGGAGGGCGACGTCTTCTTCACCTCCGACCCGTACGCCTGTGACGGCGCCATCAGCCACGCCAACGACTGGCTGGTGCTGCTGCCGATCTACTTCGAGCAGGCGCTGGTCGGCTGGGCGGCGATGTTCGGTCACATGAGCGACGTCGGCGGGAAGGTCCCCGGCAGCCTGCCCACCGACGCGGTGTCGATCCACGAGGAGGGCGTCATCGTCCCGCCGGTGAAGCTGTTCCGCGCCGGGACGCTCGACCAGCAACTCCTGGACACCGTGCTCAACCAGGTGCGCCTGCCGAGCTGGAACCGGGCCGACCTGAACGCGGTCCTGGCCTCCTGCCGCACCGCCGAGACCCGGGTCCGGGAACTCTGCGAGCGTTTCGGCGCCGACACCTACCTGTCCACCCTGGAGTTGCTGCTGGAGCGCAACCGGCAGGCGATGGCGAAGCTGTTCCGCCAGGTCGTGCCCGAGCAGCCGGTCACCTTCGAGGACTTCGTCGACGACGACGGACGCGGCGAGGGGCCGTTCCGCATCCGCTGCTCGCTGTGGCGCGACGGCGACCGGGTGGTGCTCGACTTCACCGGCACCAGCGAGCAGGCCGACGGCTCGATCAACTTCCTGCTCAACGAGAACGTCCTGCGGATGTTCTTCGGGGTCTACACCATCATGGCCGTCGACCCGATGATCCTGTTCAACGACGGGTTCTATCCCCTGGTCGACGTCCGCATCCCCGAGGGCAGCCTGCTCAAGCCCCGGCGACCGGCGGCCATCTCCTGTCGTACCCATGCCCTGGGTCGGCTCTTCGACGTGCTCGCCGGGCTGCTCGGGCAGTGCCAGCCGGACTTCCTCGCCGCCGCCGGCTTCTCCTCCAGCCCGCACCTGATGTACTCCGGCCTGGATCGGCACGGCAAGTGGTTCCAGCTCTACCAGATCGGCTTCGGCGGGGTGCCCGCCCGGCCGGTCGGTGACGGCTTCGACGGACACTCGATGTGGCCCTCGTTCACCAACGTGCCGAACGAGTACCTGGAGGCGTACTACCCGCTGCGCATCGAGTCCTACGAGTCGGTCCCGGACTCCGGGGGCGCCGGTCGGCACCGGGGCGGCAACGGCATCCGGGTCGGCTACCGGTTCCTCGAACCGGGCGAGGTCTCGATCCACGACGACAGGTGGTTCACCAAACCCTGGGGCGTGCTCGGCGGCGAGCCCGGCGAACGCGGCACGAAGCTCCTGGAACGCGCCGACGGCTCCCGGCAGGTGGTCCCGGCCAAGTGCGACCACGTCGCGGTCCGCCCCGGCGACCTGCTGCACTTCGTCACCTGGGGCGGCGGTGGCTGGGGCGATCCGCTCGAACGCGACCCCGAGCAGGTCCGCCACGACGTCGAGCGGGGCCTGGTCACCGTCGACGGCGCTCGGCGCTACGGGGTGGTCCTGGCCGACGGCCGGGTCGACGCCGAGCGCACCCGGGCGCTACGCGCCGAACTCGCGGCCGGCCGTGGCGACCTGCCCCGCTTCGACCGGGGCGGCACGTTGGCGGAACTGCGGGAGCGCTGCCTGACCGAGACCGGCCTGGCCCCACCCCGGGAACCGGCGGGCCCCGGGGCGCGGCAGGAGTCGACGCCTCCCGGCCCACGGGCCGGTGCGACGCCCGCCCACCGCCGCGACGCCGGCGGGCCGCCGACCCCCGACAAGCGACCGGCGCAGTCCCCGCTGGAGGCGCTCGTGCACCACATCGCCCGGCAGGTGACCGTGCGATGA
- a CDS encoding EutN/CcmL family microcompartment protein has product MRVARVIGSVVSTVKSEALTGAKLLVVAPLGETPAGEPYVAVDTVGAGRGEVVLIATGGAARLALRQPGQAPVDSSIVAIVDRLETEAWLNYVKD; this is encoded by the coding sequence ATGCGTGTCGCCCGGGTGATCGGCTCGGTGGTCAGCACCGTCAAGTCCGAGGCGCTGACCGGGGCCAAGCTGCTCGTCGTCGCGCCCCTGGGTGAGACGCCCGCCGGGGAGCCCTACGTCGCCGTCGACACCGTCGGCGCCGGCAGGGGCGAGGTCGTCCTGATCGCCACGGGTGGCGCCGCGCGGCTGGCGCTGCGGCAACCCGGTCAGGCGCCGGTGGACTCCAGCATCGTCGCGATCGTCGACCGGCTGGAGACCGAGGCGTGGCTCAACTACGTGAAGGACTGA
- a CDS encoding class I SAM-dependent methyltransferase — protein sequence MKQQQRHGLLPTENHDELARETFVRALKSHISTEVTPGVRELYAHRVVPRYQQEMGVPPRDRETVRRAMEPEPYYQLWSSVRRASQDLLWNVVADSIARQLDDLRARAERTGRTLGSLELDPDFVLPWYFWGIDIHAMPGGYRGEYVPGDVTAGALYDRGVYVYATGQMGELNDDYGQSVVNNYLKATHKDFRPKRILEIGCGVGNSTLPYVDAYPEAEVHGIDVGAALLRYGHGRAESLGRKVHFAQRNAEATGFPSGHFDLVVSHILLHEMPPEAVRAVLRECHRLLAPGGMMIHADFPGYAGLDPLVQFLIDWDTWNNNEPFWGPMRDMDLVQAARDAGFTGDCTELSCKRECVEEVSTPTGRVLQSGERRSSGTLALLVGRR from the coding sequence GTGAAACAACAGCAGCGGCACGGCCTGTTGCCGACGGAGAACCACGACGAACTGGCCCGGGAGACGTTCGTCCGGGCGTTGAAGTCGCACATCTCGACCGAGGTGACCCCGGGGGTACGGGAGCTGTACGCGCACCGCGTCGTGCCCCGTTACCAGCAGGAGATGGGCGTCCCGCCCCGGGACCGGGAGACGGTCCGCCGGGCGATGGAACCCGAGCCGTACTACCAGCTCTGGAGCTCGGTGCGGCGGGCGAGCCAGGACCTGCTCTGGAACGTGGTGGCCGACAGCATCGCCCGGCAACTGGACGACCTGCGGGCCAGGGCGGAGCGGACCGGACGCACCCTCGGTTCGCTGGAGCTGGACCCCGACTTCGTCCTGCCCTGGTATTTCTGGGGCATCGACATCCACGCCATGCCCGGCGGCTACCGGGGCGAGTACGTCCCCGGCGACGTCACCGCCGGGGCGCTCTACGACCGGGGCGTCTACGTCTACGCCACCGGCCAGATGGGCGAGCTCAACGACGACTACGGCCAGTCGGTGGTGAACAACTACCTGAAGGCCACGCACAAGGACTTCCGTCCCAAGCGCATCCTGGAGATCGGCTGCGGCGTCGGCAACTCCACGCTGCCCTACGTCGACGCCTATCCCGAGGCGGAGGTGCACGGCATCGACGTCGGCGCGGCCCTGCTGCGCTACGGTCACGGCCGGGCGGAGTCCCTGGGTCGCAAGGTGCACTTCGCGCAGCGCAATGCCGAGGCCACCGGCTTCCCGTCGGGGCACTTCGACCTGGTCGTCTCGCACATCCTGCTGCACGAGATGCCGCCGGAGGCGGTCCGCGCCGTGCTGCGGGAGTGCCACCGGCTGCTCGCCCCGGGCGGCATGATGATCCACGCGGACTTCCCGGGCTACGCCGGGCTGGACCCGCTCGTGCAGTTCCTCATCGACTGGGACACCTGGAACAACAACGAGCCGTTCTGGGGCCCGATGCGGGACATGGACCTGGTCCAGGCCGCCCGGGACGCCGGGTTCACCGGCGACTGCACCGAGCTGTCCTGCAAGCGGGAGTGCGTCGAGGAGGTCTCCACCCCCACCGGCCGGGTGCTGCAGAGCGGTGAGCGGCGCAGCAGCGGCACCCTCGCGCTGCTCGTGGGCCGGCGCTGA
- a CDS encoding hydantoinase/oxoprolinase family protein, with amino-acid sequence MYRLGVDVGGTFTDVLLIEEATGKTRRTKVPSTPQDQSVGVIEGVTRVLADARARAADIRQFLHGTTVATNAVLERRGARVGLVVTVGYRQVLHIARSFVPGGLGGWIVWDRPAELVALEDVREVRGRVDARGEQVEPLDEAAVRAAVRQLVDQGVDALAIGFVNSYANPAHEQRAAEIAAAEAPGVPVSTSAGVLPELGEYERTLTTVANAYVRPGVSSYLSNLSAKLVAEGLLGERRVLRSDGGLMTFERAEDIPVSLLMSGPAGGVAAAVALGPAAGHPDLLTLDMGGTSTDVALIENGTPAIRRETTVADLAVRAPSIDVQTVGAGGGSIAHVPELTGALRVGPASAGALPGPATYGRGGELPTVTDANVVLGYLPHALLGGAMPLDVEKARTAVGTVASRLGVSVEAAAAAIIDIVNENMLGALRLVSVQRGYDPRRFALFGFGGAGPLHVNALAKLLGSWPVVIPQSPGVLCAYGDASTGVRAEANRSLVRPLDDVDEELLRREFTDLAAQIDTEFDRAGVPDDARSVRYEADVRYHGQGFEVSVEVDAGRGTAMIPDLRGGFDEAHKRLFGFALEERHEIVNIRAVGVSHAERITPVEIESGDRDAAQAIVGRQQVYVDGGWQEAALYDRTALRAGNELAGPAIVVEMDSTSLVLPGCVARVDRLGNLLILPAEQGGNR; translated from the coding sequence ATGTACCGCCTAGGAGTCGATGTCGGTGGCACGTTCACGGACGTTCTTCTGATCGAGGAGGCGACCGGGAAGACCCGCCGGACCAAGGTGCCCTCGACGCCTCAGGACCAGTCCGTCGGCGTCATCGAGGGCGTCACCCGGGTGCTGGCGGACGCCCGGGCCCGCGCCGCGGACATCCGCCAGTTCCTGCACGGCACGACGGTGGCCACCAACGCCGTCCTGGAACGCCGGGGCGCCCGGGTCGGCCTGGTGGTGACCGTCGGCTACCGGCAGGTCCTGCACATCGCCCGCTCGTTCGTCCCCGGCGGCCTGGGCGGCTGGATCGTGTGGGACCGGCCGGCCGAGCTGGTCGCGCTGGAGGACGTCCGTGAGGTCCGGGGCCGCGTCGACGCCCGGGGCGAGCAGGTCGAGCCCCTCGACGAGGCGGCCGTGCGGGCCGCCGTCCGCCAGCTCGTCGACCAGGGCGTGGACGCCCTCGCCATCGGCTTCGTCAACTCCTACGCCAACCCCGCCCACGAGCAGCGGGCCGCCGAGATCGCCGCCGCCGAGGCCCCCGGCGTGCCGGTCTCCACCTCCGCCGGGGTCCTGCCCGAACTCGGCGAGTACGAGCGGACCCTGACCACCGTCGCCAACGCCTACGTCCGCCCCGGCGTCAGCTCCTACCTGAGCAACCTCAGCGCGAAACTCGTCGCCGAAGGGCTCCTGGGCGAGCGCCGGGTGCTGCGCTCCGACGGCGGGCTGATGACCTTCGAGCGGGCCGAGGACATCCCGGTCAGCCTGCTGATGAGCGGACCCGCCGGCGGGGTCGCCGCCGCCGTGGCCCTGGGCCCGGCCGCCGGCCACCCGGACCTGCTCACCCTGGACATGGGCGGCACCTCCACCGACGTGGCCCTGATCGAGAACGGCACCCCGGCCATCCGGCGCGAGACGACCGTGGCCGACCTCGCCGTCCGCGCCCCGTCGATCGACGTGCAGACCGTGGGCGCCGGCGGCGGCTCCATCGCCCACGTCCCCGAACTGACCGGCGCGCTGCGGGTCGGCCCGGCCAGCGCGGGCGCCCTGCCCGGCCCGGCGACCTACGGACGCGGCGGCGAACTGCCGACCGTCACCGACGCCAACGTCGTGCTCGGCTACCTGCCGCACGCCCTGCTCGGCGGCGCCATGCCGCTGGACGTGGAGAAGGCCCGCACGGCGGTCGGCACGGTCGCGAGCCGGCTCGGGGTGTCGGTGGAGGCCGCCGCCGCCGCGATCATCGACATCGTCAACGAGAACATGCTCGGCGCGCTGCGGCTGGTGTCGGTGCAGCGCGGCTACGACCCCCGGCGTTTCGCGTTGTTCGGCTTCGGCGGCGCCGGCCCGCTGCACGTCAACGCCCTGGCCAAGCTCCTCGGCTCCTGGCCGGTGGTGATCCCGCAGTCGCCGGGGGTGCTCTGCGCGTACGGCGACGCCTCGACCGGGGTGCGGGCCGAGGCCAACCGGTCCCTGGTCCGCCCGCTCGACGACGTCGACGAGGAGCTGCTGCGGCGGGAGTTCACCGACCTGGCCGCCCAGATCGACACCGAGTTCGACCGGGCCGGAGTTCCCGACGACGCCCGCTCGGTGCGGTACGAGGCCGACGTGCGCTACCACGGCCAGGGCTTCGAGGTCTCCGTCGAGGTCGACGCGGGCCGGGGCACGGCCATGATCCCCGACCTGCGCGGCGGCTTCGACGAGGCCCACAAGCGCCTGTTCGGCTTCGCCCTGGAGGAGCGGCACGAGATCGTCAACATCCGGGCCGTCGGGGTGTCCCACGCGGAACGGATCACCCCCGTCGAGATCGAATCCGGCGACCGCGACGCCGCGCAGGCGATCGTCGGCCGGCAGCAGGTCTACGTCGACGGCGGCTGGCAGGAGGCCGCGCTCTACGACCGCACCGCCCTGCGGGCCGGCAACGAGTTGGCCGGGCCGGCGATCGTGGTCGAGATGGATTCCACGAGCCTGGTCCTGCCGGGCTGTGTCGCGCGCGTCGACAGGCTGGGCAACCTGCTCATCCTGCCCGCCGAGCAGGGAGGGAACCGATGA
- a CDS encoding alpha/beta hydrolase: MRGYVGPPGAQIHYRTAGTGGPAVVLFHESPQASNVFAPALPALGRTLRAFALDTPGYGLSDPPRESLDIPGYARLLLDAVDALGVTEFAVAGQHTGASLALAVAQLAGPDRVTHAILSGLVLDRAERERLGASWAPDKPIDPAGRHLDELWARYLDIWEGPPELVNLAVANIASVFERYNWAYRAAFAYDPTEPLRALPCPVLLLTAARDMLADGDALAQAIRPDAVAVRLTDTTGQLPWRVPEEYAAVVSSFVTTGRVGHDRAGAR; the protein is encoded by the coding sequence ATGCGCGGATACGTCGGCCCGCCCGGAGCGCAGATCCACTACCGCACCGCCGGCACCGGTGGACCCGCCGTGGTGCTGTTCCACGAGTCGCCGCAGGCGTCGAACGTCTTCGCCCCGGCCCTGCCCGCCCTCGGCCGCACGCTGCGCGCGTTCGCCTTGGACACCCCCGGGTACGGGCTCTCCGACCCGCCCCGCGAGTCGCTTGACATCCCCGGCTACGCCCGCCTGCTGCTCGACGCCGTCGACGCCCTCGGAGTCACCGAGTTCGCCGTCGCCGGGCAGCACACCGGAGCCTCGCTGGCCCTGGCCGTCGCCCAGCTCGCCGGCCCCGACCGGGTCACCCACGCCATCCTGTCGGGGCTGGTGCTGGACCGGGCCGAGCGGGAACGCCTCGGCGCCTCCTGGGCGCCGGACAAGCCGATCGACCCGGCCGGACGGCACCTGGACGAGCTCTGGGCCCGCTACCTCGACATCTGGGAGGGGCCGCCGGAGCTGGTCAACCTCGCGGTGGCGAACATTGCCTCGGTCTTCGAGCGGTACAACTGGGCGTACCGGGCCGCGTTCGCCTACGACCCGACCGAGCCACTGCGCGCCCTGCCCTGCCCGGTGCTGCTGCTGACCGCCGCCCGCGACATGCTCGCCGACGGCGACGCGCTGGCGCAGGCGATCCGTCCCGACGCCGTCGCCGTGCGGCTGACCGACACCACCGGCCAACTGCCCTGGCGGGTGCCGGAGGAGTACGCCGCCGTGGTGTCGTCCTTCGTCACCACCGGCCGGGTCGGGCACGACCGGGCGGGCGCGCGATGA
- a CDS encoding ABC transporter substrate-binding protein: MGMRSVRVRAVAVLAVASLALAACGADDAEKSDAGAGQALTIAAPGVLSSLDSERYQGFISIDLLPNTAGTLVRFKKPEAGATKLQTPDQIEPELAESWKLDDGGKKMSFTLRDAKSQFGNPITSADVKWSVDRMVNSTGVPIAKILMGIGGWDTANPITVTDDKNFTINVAKPNAVSVSILSTFFMTMYDSVEAKKHATADDPYAYKWLGENTATFGPYQVRSFDPGKEVRLSANENYFRGKPKVTDVVVRAVADTSNRLQLAQSGQVDIATAMTFDQLSSLEESDQARLERVLYPNIDVLVPNLKAEPFDDKRVREAISYAVDRKAIVDSAYQGYATPSNDFIHDDFGAPAASQPFAQNLDRAKQLLAEAGLPNGFPMELAYNAANVGAHSEQVAVLLRSQLAKVGIEVKLNNVASGADFDTAKREGKLQSWLATSTPLVPDPAYYLQVFYSTGGLTNLQNYSSSTVDELSRKILETQPGPDRDALIKQVNDFLVGDMPAIPLVDSQKYYIFKKGVTGFVSYSQGHVNYYDISVS; encoded by the coding sequence ATGGGAATGCGTTCCGTGCGGGTGCGGGCCGTGGCAGTGCTCGCCGTGGCGAGCCTGGCTCTCGCGGCCTGCGGCGCCGACGATGCGGAGAAGTCAGACGCCGGCGCCGGCCAGGCGCTGACGATCGCCGCGCCCGGAGTCCTGTCGAGTCTCGACTCCGAGCGCTATCAGGGTTTCATCTCGATCGACCTGCTCCCCAACACCGCCGGGACCCTGGTGCGCTTCAAGAAGCCCGAGGCCGGCGCGACGAAACTCCAGACGCCGGACCAGATCGAGCCCGAGCTCGCCGAGTCCTGGAAGCTCGACGACGGCGGCAAGAAGATGTCGTTCACGCTGCGCGACGCCAAGAGCCAGTTCGGCAACCCGATCACCTCCGCGGACGTGAAGTGGTCGGTCGACCGGATGGTCAACAGCACCGGCGTACCGATCGCCAAGATCCTGATGGGCATCGGCGGCTGGGACACCGCCAACCCGATCACCGTCACCGACGACAAGAACTTCACCATCAACGTCGCCAAGCCCAACGCGGTGAGCGTGTCGATCCTGAGCACCTTCTTCATGACCATGTACGACTCGGTGGAGGCCAAGAAGCACGCCACCGCCGACGACCCGTACGCCTACAAGTGGCTGGGGGAGAACACCGCCACCTTCGGGCCGTACCAGGTGCGCTCGTTCGACCCGGGCAAGGAGGTCCGGCTCTCCGCGAACGAGAACTACTTCCGGGGCAAGCCCAAGGTCACCGACGTGGTGGTCCGCGCCGTCGCCGACACCTCCAACCGACTCCAGCTGGCCCAGAGCGGGCAGGTCGACATCGCCACCGCGATGACCTTCGACCAGCTCTCCTCACTTGAGGAAAGCGACCAGGCCCGGCTGGAACGGGTGCTCTACCCCAACATCGACGTGCTGGTGCCCAACCTCAAGGCCGAGCCCTTCGACGACAAGCGGGTCCGCGAGGCCATCTCCTACGCCGTCGACCGCAAGGCGATCGTCGACTCCGCGTACCAGGGCTATGCGACGCCCTCGAACGACTTCATCCACGACGACTTCGGCGCCCCGGCGGCCAGCCAGCCCTTCGCCCAGAACCTCGACCGGGCCAAGCAACTGCTGGCCGAGGCCGGTCTGCCCAACGGCTTCCCGATGGAGCTGGCCTACAACGCGGCGAACGTCGGGGCGCACAGCGAGCAGGTCGCCGTCCTGCTGCGCTCGCAACTGGCCAAGGTCGGCATCGAGGTCAAGCTCAACAACGTCGCCTCCGGCGCGGACTTCGACACCGCCAAGCGTGAGGGCAAGCTTCAGAGCTGGCTGGCCACCAGCACCCCGCTGGTGCCCGACCCCGCCTACTACCTGCAGGTCTTCTACTCCACCGGTGGGCTGACCAACCTGCAGAACTACAGCTCCTCGACCGTCGACGAGCTCTCCCGCAAGATCCTGGAGACCCAGCCGGGTCCCGACCGGGATGCGTTGATCAAGCAGGTGAACGACTTCCTGGTGGGTGACATGCCGGCCATCCCGCTTGTCGACTCCCAGAAGTACTACATCTTCAAGAAGGGCGTGACCGGGTTCGTCAGCTACTCCCAGGGCCACGTCAACTACTACGACATCAGCGTCTCCTGA